The Salvelinus fontinalis isolate EN_2023a unplaced genomic scaffold, ASM2944872v1 scaffold_0953, whole genome shotgun sequence genome has a window encoding:
- the LOC129847807 gene encoding E3 ubiquitin/ISG15 ligase TRIM25-like, which translates to MAQQGVLLDQDQFCCSVCLDLLKEPVTTACGHSYCRSCIEGCWDQDVLKGVYSCPQCRHTFTPRPTLMKNNMLDELVEKLRKTGLQAAPPPALCYAGPGDVACDICTGTRKQKALMSCLACLASYCETHLQSHYESPALKKHKLVKATTQLQEKICSHHDKLLEVYCRTEQQCICYQCVMDEHKGHDTVSAAAERTEKQRQLGMSQQKVQQRFQEREKELKELQQAVESFKRSAQAAVEDSDQIFTELIRSIERRSSEVKELIRAQEKAQVSQAEGLLEQLKQEIAELRKRSTELEQLSHTEDHIHFLQVTKLSCYM; encoded by the exons ATGGCTCAGCAGGGAGTTCTGCTGGACCAGGACCAGTTctgttgttctgtctgtctggatctaCTGAAGGAGCCGGTCACTACTGCCTGTGGACACAGTTACTGTAGGAGCTGTATTGAGGGCTGCTGGGATCAGGATGTTCTGAAAGGGGTCTATAGCTGTCCTCAGTGCAGACATACCTTCACTCCAAGGCCTACGCTGATGAAAAATAACATGTTGGATGAGCTGGTGGAGAAACTGAGGAAGACAGGACTCCAGGCTGCTCCCCCTCCTGCTCTGTGCTATGCTGGACCTGGAGATGTGGCGTGTGATATCTGCACTGGGACCAGAAAGCAGAAAGCCCTCATGTCCTGTCTGGCGTGTCTGGCCTCTTACTGTGAGACTCACCTCCAATCTCACTATGAATCTCCTGCTTTGAAGAAGCACAAGCTGGTCAAAGCCACCACACAACTACAGGAGAAGATCTGCTCTCATCATGACAAACTGCTGGAGGTTTACTGTCGTACCGAACAGCAGTGTATCTGTtatcagtgtgtgatggatgAACATAAAGGCCATGATACAGTGTCAGCTGCAGCAGAGAGGACTGAGAAACAG AGGCAGCTGGGGATGAGTCAGCAGAAGGTCCAGCAGAGattccaggagagagagaaggagctgaAGGAGCTCCAACAGGCTGTGGAGTCTTTCAAG CGCTCTGCACAGGCAGCAGTGGAGGACAGTGATCAGATCTTTACTGAGCTGATCCGCTCCATTGAGAGAAGGAGCTCTGAGGTGAAGGAGCTGATCAGAGCCCAAGAGAAGGCTCAAGTGAGTCAAGCTGAAGGACTCCTGGAGCAACTGAAGCAGGAGATAGCTGAGCTGAGGAAGAGAAGCACTGAGCTggagcagctctcacacacagaggATCACATCCATTTCCTCCAGGTAACTAAACTGTCTTGTTACATGTGA